GCGCCACCATTTCTTCTGCAAACAATGCACGTTCCGAATAAACCTCTTCACTTTTTGAGGTGAAATGGTTAAATGCCAGCACCGCAGGAATCGCAGCAAAAAGTCCAATGGCAGTTGCAATTAAGGCTTCGGCAATACCCGGTGCAACAGTTGCTAAAGTCACTTGTTCCACTTGAGCCAAACCAATAAAGGCATTCATGATGCCCCATACTGTACCAAATAGACCAATATAGGGTGCAACTGAACCAATACTTGCAAGTGTACCTAGACCTTGCTCCATATTGCTTTGGTCACGGCTTAAACCGACACGTAAAATACGTTCTGTACCATCAATGGTGGGTGCAGTGTCCGCTTTGGATTTTTTAAGTTTTAAGAACTCACCCATGCCTTGATAAAAAATATCTTCAAGACCTTCACGCTTAGAGTTGACTTGTGCGTTGTTATACAGGGTATTTAACTCAGCACCTGACCAAAAGATTTTTTGGAAATGGTCATCGCCTTGTTGGGCTTTCTTATAGGTCATATGTAACTTGGCAATTAAGTACCAACTCAGGAGTGATGCCAATACCAAAATCAGCATGACCAATTGAACCACAGGACTTGCTTGTAAAATTAAATCTGAGATGTGAATTGAAGATTCTAGTTGTGTTGCCATAGTTACATGTGCCAAAAGTTTTTTATTCGTGAGCCAATTGAAGTTGAATCAAATCACGTATTTCATCAGGAAGTCTGAGCGGTTTCATG
The sequence above is drawn from the Acinetobacter lanii genome and encodes:
- the tolQ gene encoding protein TolQ, which translates into the protein MATQLESSIHISDLILQASPVVQLVMLILVLASLLSWYLIAKLHMTYKKAQQGDDHFQKIFWSGAELNTLYNNAQVNSKREGLEDIFYQGMGEFLKLKKSKADTAPTIDGTERILRVGLSRDQSNMEQGLGTLASIGSVAPYIGLFGTVWGIMNAFIGLAQVEQVTLATVAPGIAEALIATAIGLFAAIPAVLAFNHFTSKSEEVYSERALFAEEMVALLQRQSVGKTQETE